The following proteins are encoded in a genomic region of Pirellulales bacterium:
- a CDS encoding phage/plasmid primase, P4 family produces the protein MIENFCRELEIEFSGKRACVSWAKAQQLAKKLNQDNRELPGEAIFNNEPVILEKLSADGKQGIRFRIDGRFWQDGKPRAIDGWVPHDKYRSIDLWVPAPETTTLEAINNPTFLARSAINKVFSRPLIIEGVADKSICTLLFAQETFYRHDGRCWVPTPDHEMFQTLWEHVELAFLEYKKKHNCGDSPLTRISTGLVNDAMHSLRVAVKTKKKPGQWLDNRKDDPSHYLVCENGIIDLSKDESRFYPHDINFFATSMLPWSFDPNAPKPARWLQCLDEWWPNNPECHKLLQEFLGYSLTTPWLHVFFVLCGAKRGGKGVIARVLQDIIGPGNYAALTLHRLGDKNALESGINKRLLFFPETNWGQFGPEAREILAAISGRDAVEVTAKYKTALTTDNWGVCVITSNSIPHFQDVSGKLESRMILLRFIESFAEKPDPHLNETLKKELPGIIRWAIDGWKRVQQTAKFTRPDLCQEIVQLVVDDSNPIQEWAAENCTVAPNAKGDKAELYDSYRRWCEVRSLDVPRRQTFCTELLDAFPKLRPGQMRIPNEKVMRIFKGIALKSESPITKEQSHA, from the coding sequence ATGATCGAAAATTTTTGTAGGGAATTAGAAATCGAATTCTCTGGCAAGCGTGCTTGTGTATCGTGGGCGAAAGCCCAACAGCTTGCGAAGAAATTGAATCAGGATAACCGTGAACTACCCGGTGAGGCCATCTTCAATAATGAGCCTGTCATATTGGAGAAATTGTCGGCGGATGGCAAACAGGGCATACGCTTTCGCATTGATGGCCGATTTTGGCAGGACGGTAAACCAAGGGCCATCGACGGTTGGGTTCCGCATGATAAATATCGAAGTATTGATCTGTGGGTGCCTGCTCCTGAGACCACCACCCTGGAGGCAATCAATAATCCGACCTTCCTGGCTCGCAGTGCCATCAACAAAGTATTTAGCCGTCCCTTGATAATTGAAGGCGTGGCCGATAAATCAATCTGCACGCTGCTATTTGCTCAAGAGACATTCTACCGGCACGATGGCCGTTGCTGGGTGCCAACACCGGACCATGAAATGTTCCAGACGCTCTGGGAACATGTTGAACTAGCGTTTCTCGAATATAAGAAGAAACACAACTGTGGTGATTCTCCGCTGACACGGATTAGTACCGGCCTTGTAAACGACGCAATGCACAGTTTGCGTGTTGCGGTTAAGACAAAAAAGAAACCCGGTCAATGGCTTGATAATAGAAAGGATGATCCCAGCCATTATCTCGTCTGCGAAAATGGCATAATCGACTTGTCCAAAGATGAATCTAGGTTCTACCCGCACGATATAAATTTCTTTGCAACATCCATGTTGCCGTGGAGCTTTGACCCGAATGCTCCTAAGCCTGCCCGCTGGTTGCAATGTTTAGATGAGTGGTGGCCCAACAATCCTGAGTGCCACAAACTCTTGCAAGAGTTTCTTGGATATAGCCTCACGACACCGTGGCTACACGTGTTCTTTGTACTCTGCGGTGCCAAACGTGGCGGCAAAGGCGTCATTGCCCGCGTACTTCAAGATATTATTGGACCTGGCAACTATGCCGCTTTAACGCTGCATCGACTGGGCGATAAAAATGCGTTGGAATCGGGCATCAATAAGCGGTTGCTCTTTTTCCCTGAAACGAATTGGGGCCAGTTTGGTCCCGAAGCCCGCGAAATCCTAGCGGCAATTTCTGGACGTGATGCCGTGGAAGTAACCGCAAAATATAAAACGGCACTTACGACTGATAATTGGGGCGTGTGCGTAATAACCTCCAATTCAATTCCGCATTTTCAAGATGTCAGCGGCAAATTGGAATCGCGGATGATCTTGTTGCGGTTCATCGAATCGTTTGCCGAGAAACCCGACCCACACTTAAACGAAACACTCAAGAAAGAACTACCTGGAATCATTCGGTGGGCCATCGACGGTTGGAAGCGTGTGCAACAGACAGCAAAGTTCACGCGGCCCGATTTGTGTCAAGAAATTGTGCAATTGGTGGTTGACGATAGTAATCCAATTCAAGAGTGGGCCGCTGAGAATTGTACTGTTGCCCCGAATGCTAAAGGCGACAAAGCGGAATTGTACGATAGCTACCGACGATGGTGCGAAGT